In Tistrella mobilis, the genomic window GAGCTTCAGCCCGCGCGAGGGGCGGGAGATGTCAGACCGCATCGAAGGCCCCCATGCGCTTGGCCGCGGTCAGGAACAGGGCCATGACCAGGATCGGCACCACCGCGAAGGCGGCGGCGAGCGGCAGGTTGCCGGCGACACCCTGCTGCATGTAGACCGCCTGACCCAGCACCAGGGCCGAGGTGCCGATCACCTGCGGGACGATGTAATCGCCGAGGGTGAGCGAGAAGGTGAAGATGCCGCCGGCCACCACCCCCGGCATGGCCAGCGGCAGCACGACGTTGCGGAAGGTCTGACCGGGCGTGGCGCCCAGATCCGCCGAGGCTTCGATCATGCTGGCCGGCACCCGTTCCAGCGCCGCCTGGATCGGCAGGATCATGAAGGGCAGCCAGAGATAGAGAAACACCACCACCATGCCGGTATAGCTGACCGAGAGCGAGGGGCCGCCGACCAGCGGCAGCGACAGCCAGGCATCCAGCAGGCCGGTGAGGCCCAGCCGCTCCGCGAACCAGCCGATCGCCCCCTCCTTGGCCAGCAGCAGCTTCCAGGCATAGAGCTTGACCAGATAGCTGGACCAGAGCGGCATCATCACCGCCAGATAGAAGGCAGCCTTCATCCGGCCGCGGGCATAGCGGGCGGCATACCAGGCGACGGGGAAGCCGATCACCGCCGCCAGAACCGTGACCACCCCGGCGATGGCGATCGTGCGCAGCACGATGTCGAGATTGGCCGGGCGCATCAGCTCGCCGAAGGTCTTGAGCGTCGGCTCGTAGATGAGGGTGCCGGCGAATTCGTCGATCGAGAACAGGGAATGGGCGAGCAGGGTGAAGAGCGCGCCCAGATAGACCACGCCCAGCCAGAGCAGCGGCGGCACCAGCAGAGAGAGCAGCAGCAGCCGTCTGCGACGCAGCAGCAGGTCCGAGAGCCGGCGCAGGGGCCCATGCCCGTTGGCGGCAGGCGGCAGGGCCGTGGCGGCGCTTGTATGAATTCCACTCATCGGGCCGTCTCCTGGTAGGATGTTTGGCCTGATAGCCGGGAGAGGGTCGCCGCGTTGCGCTCGAAGGATGATCTTCGTGCATGAGATTGGCGCCCTCGCCCGGTGCTTTTTGCCCGAACGGTATCCGGCGGTGTCGTGGCGAGGGGGCGGATGACCGCCCCGATCGGGGCGGTCATCCGCGCATGGACAAGCAGGGGCACGAGCACCGGCTCCGAGGCTTCCGGCTCATCCGCACGGGAGGCGCCATGCAATTCGTCGGCATCGACATCGCGTCGGAAACCCATGTCTTCGCCATCCTTGATGCGGACGGCACGGTCCTGGCCAAACCCAAGCCGTTCACCGAAGACGCGGCCGGGCACGGCGCGTTGCTGGCCGCGCTGGCCCCGCCGGGTGAGGCGCTGGTGGTCATGGAGGCGACCGGGCATTACTGGAAGAACCTGTTCGCCGTGCTGGCGGCCAAGGGCTACGAGGTCGCCCTGATCAACCCGCTGCGCACCCACCGCTTCCAGGGCGAGAGCCTGGAGCGCACCAAGACCGACGCCATCGACGCCCTCGGCCTGGCCCGCTTCGGGCGGGAAAAGCGCCCCTCCCCGACCCGGCTGGGCAGCCGGGCCAGCGAGGAGCTGCGCGAACTGGTTCGCCACCGCGACCGGCTGCGCCAGGATTTCGACGACCGCGTCCGCCAGCTCCGCCGGCTGGTCGATCTCGGCTTCCCGGAATTCCGACGCTATGTCCGCACGCTCGACAGCATGCTGGCCACCGCCATCCTGGCGGAATACCCCACCGCCGAGGCCGTCGCCAAAGCCACGCCACGCCGGCTCGCCAAGCTGCGCTACGATGGCCGCCACGCCGTCGGAAGCGAACTGGCCGACCAGATCATCGCCGCGGCCAAGCGCTCGGTCGGCCAGCACCACGGCCCCGCCTACCGCGTCCAGGTCCGCGACATCTGTCAGGATCTCGATCTGTGGCGCCGCCGCTTGGCCGACCGTGACGACGACATCACCCGTCTGCTCGACGAGCACGAGGTCGGCTCGCTGCTGACCTCCATCGACGGAATCGGTCCCAGCACCGCAGCACGCCTCATCGCCGAACTCGGCGATCCGGCCCGCTTCGACAGCCCCGCAGCCCTGGCAGCCTACGTCGGCGTCATCCCAGCCCTGCGCCACTCCGGAAAGCGCCGCCCCACCCGCGCCGGCATCACCCCGATCGGCAACGCGCGCCTGCGCACCGCCTTGTGGATGCCAACCCTCACCGCTGTCCGCCGAAACCCGTGGCTCAAAGCCTTCTACGACCGACTGCGCGCACAGGGAAAGCCACCAAAGCTCGCCCTCGTCGCCGCCATGCGAAAACTCCTCGTCGCCGTCTACGCCGTCGCCAAGGCTCGAAAACCCTTCGTGCCAAAGCTCGCCGACTGAAAAAAGCGCTTGCTCAGCGTGACGGTATCTCATGCCTCCTCCATCGGCGCGAGCGCTGCCGGATCGAAGGTGAGGGTGACGCGGCTGCCGGTCTCGGGAACCGCCTGGCCGGCGGGCACGGCGGCGGCGAGTACCGGGCCCGCATCGGTGCGCACGCTCAGCCGCCGCACCGGCCCCTGATAAAGACTGTCGGTCAGCACGCCCGGCAGCGCCAGCCGGCCCGGGGGTGCGGGGGTGGCACCGGCCAGAACCACGATTTTCTCAGGCCGGAGCGAGGCGAGCCGGGCGGGGCCGCCGGCGGCTCCGACGGTTGCCGGCTCCAGCACATTGGCAGCCCCGACGAAGCCGGCCACGAAGCGGGTGCGCGGGCGTTCGTAAATCGCCTCGGGCGTGTCGACCTGAACGATGCGGCCCTGGTCGAAGACGGCGACCCGGTCGGCCATCGACAGGGCCTCGCCCTGATCATGGGTCACGAAGACGAAAGTGAGGCCCAGGCGACGCTGCAGAGCCTTCAGCTCCACCTGCATCTCTTCGCGCAGCTTGAGATCAAGGGCGCCGAGCGGCTCGTCGAGCAGCAGCACCTTGGGCTCCAGCACCAGCGCCCGGGCGAGCGCCACGCGCTGCCGCTGGCCGCCCGACAGCTGGGACGGCCGGCGGTCACCGAAGCCGTCGAGGCGTACCAGCGCCAGGGCCTGTGCGGCGCGGTCCCTGCGACGGCGTTTGTCGACACCACGCATCCTCAGCCCGTAGGCAACATTGTCGAGGACCGACAGATGCGGGAAGAGGGCGTAATCCTGGAAGACGGTGTTGACCGCCCGGGCATAGGGCGGCACGCCTTCGGCCGTCTCGCCGAAGATCTCGATATGGCCGGAGGTCGGCTGCTCGAAACCGGCGATCAGCCTGAGACAGGTGGTCTTGCCCGACCCCGAGGGGCCGAGCATGGCGAAGAACTCGCCCGCGCCCACGTCGAGATCGACCGCATCGACGGCACG contains:
- a CDS encoding ABC transporter permease; this encodes MSGIHTSAATALPPAANGHGPLRRLSDLLLRRRRLLLLSLLVPPLLWLGVVYLGALFTLLAHSLFSIDEFAGTLIYEPTLKTFGELMRPANLDIVLRTIAIAGVVTVLAAVIGFPVAWYAARYARGRMKAAFYLAVMMPLWSSYLVKLYAWKLLLAKEGAIGWFAERLGLTGLLDAWLSLPLVGGPSLSVSYTGMVVVFLYLWLPFMILPIQAALERVPASMIEASADLGATPGQTFRNVVLPLAMPGVVAGGIFTFSLTLGDYIVPQVIGTSALVLGQAVYMQQGVAGNLPLAAAFAVVPILVMALFLTAAKRMGAFDAV
- a CDS encoding ABC transporter ATP-binding protein, with protein sequence MPPSPDSSSPDSSATGTVPDVTAVRFARVSRHFGPVRAVDAVDLDVGAGEFFAMLGPSGSGKTTCLRLIAGFEQPTSGHIEIFGETAEGVPPYARAVNTVFQDYALFPHLSVLDNVAYGLRMRGVDKRRRRDRAAQALALVRLDGFGDRRPSQLSGGQRQRVALARALVLEPKVLLLDEPLGALDLKLREEMQVELKALQRRLGLTFVFVTHDQGEALSMADRVAVFDQGRIVQVDTPEAIYERPRTRFVAGFVGAANVLEPATVGAAGGPARLASLRPEKIVVLAGATPAPPGRLALPGVLTDSLYQGPVRRLSVRTDAGPVLAAAVPAGQAVPETGSRVTLTFDPAALAPMEEA
- a CDS encoding IS110 family transposase — protein: MDKQGHEHRLRGFRLIRTGGAMQFVGIDIASETHVFAILDADGTVLAKPKPFTEDAAGHGALLAALAPPGEALVVMEATGHYWKNLFAVLAAKGYEVALINPLRTHRFQGESLERTKTDAIDALGLARFGREKRPSPTRLGSRASEELRELVRHRDRLRQDFDDRVRQLRRLVDLGFPEFRRYVRTLDSMLATAILAEYPTAEAVAKATPRRLAKLRYDGRHAVGSELADQIIAAAKRSVGQHHGPAYRVQVRDICQDLDLWRRRLADRDDDITRLLDEHEVGSLLTSIDGIGPSTAARLIAELGDPARFDSPAALAAYVGVIPALRHSGKRRPTRAGITPIGNARLRTALWMPTLTAVRRNPWLKAFYDRLRAQGKPPKLALVAAMRKLLVAVYAVAKARKPFVPKLAD